The DNA segment TCTCATGACAGAGAAACATTTTCTTTTTTATCTCAAAAAATTCAGTTATATCAACATAATAGTCAGGCTGAAATTTAAGTCCAACGGAAGTATCCATATAAAAAATTGGAGTTATTTTTTCCCAGAATGTTTCTTTTGTTTTATAATTTGGTAGTGTTGCAGTAAAAGCAGCATCAAAAACAAGTTTTGATGTAGTTGTATGGTCTGGCATATAATCATCAGGACTATGAGTGATAATTATATCTGGTCTTGCATGTCTTATAATATCAACAACTTCTTTTCTCATTTCTTTTGTTGGATAAAGGTCAAGGTCAGATGCAATTGGTCCAAGAACTTCTGCATTTATCAAACTACCTGATTTTTTTGCTTCTTTATCCCTTATTTCCGCAAGTTGGTCAGGTGTTATATCCTTTCCTCCTAAATTTCCATTACATAGATGAGCCATAAATATTTTATGCCCTTTTTTTGAATATTTTGCTAATGTTCCACCACATAAAAGTTCAAGGTCATCTGGATGTGCTCCAACCGCTAATATATTCATTTTTTTCTCCTTTGAAGGAATACCCTCACATTATTAATTACATTCAGGAATTAGTGGTCCTGCAAGTTCTTTCAAGAAAAATAATTTTCCTGGTAAAGTTGGTATGAAACTGCTTGGAACCCATATATCAGGTCCATATCTTAA comes from the bacterium genome and includes:
- a CDS encoding PIG-L family deacetylase translates to MNILAVGAHPDDLELLCGGTLAKYSKKGHKIFMAHLCNGNLGGKDITPDQLAEIRDKEAKKSGSLINAEVLGPIASDLDLYPTKEMRKEVVDIIRHARPDIIITHSPDDYMPDHTTTSKLVFDAAFTATLPNYKTKETFWEKITPIFYMDTSVGLKFQPDYYVDITEFFEIKKKMFLCHESQYKWLKGHHLSDPLNIIETMGKFRGLQCGVLYAEGFVIEKVWGRVNPTELISGITL